In a genomic window of Candidatus Hadarchaeales archaeon:
- a CDS encoding gamma-glutamylcyclotransferase family protein, translating into MERILLFVYGNLTNPRTVSSRLEGLKARFRYQDARILDFILLRHGARGKYDTLFPFKGGATWGKLLEIECDSKEKVLKRLDEYEGVPDSYERFEFRTKDGRNVYVYLSNPSKVKIEGYHSAVERDLQEILQKGGWKSYLTLTGRKPLIEGVGKKGEWHEVKSQ; encoded by the coding sequence GTGGAAAGGATACTTCTCTTCGTGTATGGAAATTTGACAAACCCACGAACAGTTTCCTCCAGGTTAGAGGGACTGAAAGCCAGGTTCCGTTATCAGGATGCCCGCATTCTAGACTTCATCTTGCTGAGACACGGGGCGAGGGGAAAATACGATACTCTCTTTCCCTTCAAGGGAGGAGCCACTTGGGGAAAGTTACTGGAAATAGAATGCGATTCCAAGGAAAAGGTGCTGAAACGCTTGGATGAGTACGAGGGAGTGCCCGATTCCTACGAGAGGTTCGAATTCCGTACTAAAGATGGAAGGAATGTTTATGTGTACCTTTCCAACCCCTCCAAGGTGAAAATCGAAGGCTATCACTCGGCGGTGGAGAGGGACCTGCAGGAAATCCTGCAAAAGGGAGGATGGAAGTCCTATCTAACCCTGACAGGAAGAAAACCGCTGATAGAAGGGGTGGGAAAGAAGGGAGAATGGCATGAAGTAAAAAGCCAATAG
- the glgB gene encoding 1,4-alpha-glucan branching protein GlgB, with amino-acid sequence MWSPLTDYDIYLFRKGEHFRLYRKLGAHLVDGGAHFAVWAPNASYVSVIGSFNDWDPGANPLRPREDGSGIWEGFVEGVRKGDLYKYRILSRYGGYAADKADPFAFFNEVPPATASVVWDLDYDWKDAEWMRSRKERNSLSSPMSIYEVHLGSWRRVPEEGNRFLTYSELAKLLPEYVEEMGFTHVEFLPVMEHPFYRSWGYQITGYFAPTSRYGTPQQFMELVDALHRRGIGVILDWVPSHFPSDGHGLVFFDGTHLYEHADPRKGIHPEWGSCIFNYGRHEVRAFLISSALFWLDKYHADGLRIDAVASMLYLDYGRREGEWIPNEYGGKENLEAIHFLRRLNEVVYGEYPDVQMIAEESTAWPLVTRPTYVGGLGFGLKWKMGWMHDTLRYFSMDPIYRKYHHDLITFSMWYAYSENFILPLSHDEVTYGKGSLFGKMPGDVWQKFANLRLLFGYMYGHPGKKLLFMGGEFGQWREWVHDESLEWHALEYEDHRGLQRWVRDLNHLYRREPSLHELDFEPEGYEWVDFKDVEQSVISFLRKGRNSPPILVVCNFTPVPRYGYRIGVPQGGFWREVLNSDAREYGGSGLGNLGGVWADPVPWHGRPYSLPLTLPPLGCLYLKPEG; translated from the coding sequence ATGTGGAGCCCACTCACTGATTACGATATATATCTCTTCAGGAAGGGAGAACATTTCCGCCTCTACCGGAAGCTCGGCGCCCATTTAGTGGATGGGGGTGCCCACTTCGCCGTCTGGGCCCCAAATGCTTCCTATGTCTCGGTGATAGGGAGCTTCAACGACTGGGACCCCGGGGCCAACCCCCTCAGGCCCAGAGAGGACGGTTCGGGCATCTGGGAGGGTTTTGTGGAGGGGGTGAGAAAGGGTGATCTCTACAAGTACCGCATCCTCTCGAGGTATGGGGGATATGCGGCGGACAAGGCAGATCCCTTCGCCTTTTTCAACGAGGTTCCTCCCGCCACGGCCTCGGTGGTTTGGGATTTGGATTACGATTGGAAGGATGCGGAATGGATGCGTTCGAGGAAGGAAAGGAACTCCCTTTCCTCCCCCATGTCGATTTACGAGGTCCATCTTGGTTCTTGGAGGAGGGTACCAGAGGAGGGGAATCGCTTTCTCACCTATTCCGAGCTGGCCAAGTTGCTTCCGGAATACGTGGAGGAAATGGGCTTCACCCACGTGGAGTTTCTTCCGGTGATGGAGCATCCCTTCTATCGCTCATGGGGATATCAGATTACGGGTTATTTTGCCCCTACGAGCAGATACGGAACTCCACAGCAGTTCATGGAGCTGGTGGACGCCCTCCACAGGAGGGGAATAGGAGTGATCCTCGACTGGGTTCCATCCCACTTCCCCTCAGATGGACATGGTTTGGTCTTTTTCGATGGCACCCACCTGTACGAGCACGCCGATCCGAGGAAAGGTATCCATCCCGAATGGGGAAGCTGTATTTTCAACTATGGTCGCCATGAAGTTAGGGCCTTCTTGATAAGCAGTGCCCTCTTTTGGCTGGACAAATATCATGCGGACGGTCTTAGGATAGACGCCGTCGCTTCCATGCTTTACCTCGACTATGGAAGAAGGGAAGGGGAGTGGATACCCAACGAGTATGGGGGGAAGGAAAATCTGGAAGCCATCCACTTCCTGCGTCGACTGAACGAGGTGGTCTACGGTGAATATCCTGACGTACAGATGATAGCCGAGGAATCCACCGCTTGGCCCTTGGTCACCAGACCCACCTACGTGGGTGGTTTGGGTTTTGGCCTGAAGTGGAAGATGGGATGGATGCATGATACCCTCCGCTATTTCTCGATGGACCCCATCTACAGAAAGTATCATCATGATCTGATCACCTTCAGCATGTGGTACGCCTATTCCGAGAACTTCATCCTTCCCCTCTCCCATGACGAGGTTACGTACGGGAAGGGTTCCCTCTTCGGGAAGATGCCGGGGGATGTTTGGCAGAAGTTCGCCAACCTCAGGCTCCTCTTTGGTTACATGTACGGCCATCCCGGTAAAAAACTCCTTTTCATGGGTGGGGAATTCGGGCAGTGGAGGGAATGGGTTCACGATGAAAGCTTGGAATGGCATGCCCTCGAGTACGAGGATCACAGGGGACTCCAGCGGTGGGTGAGGGACCTCAACCATCTTTACAGGAGGGAACCTTCCCTCCACGAGCTGGATTTCGAACCTGAAGGCTACGAATGGGTGGATTTCAAGGATGTCGAGCAGAGCGTTATTTCCTTCCTGAGGAAGGGAAGGAACAGCCCACCCATCTTGGTGGTCTGCAATTTCACCCCCGTTCCCAGGTACGGATACAGGATAGGGGTGCCCCAGGGGGGTTTCTGGAGGGAAGTGCTGAACAGCGATGCTAGAGAATACGGGGGAAGCGGATTGGGAAACCTTGGAGGAGTTTGGGCGGATCCCGTTCCTTGGCATGGTCGCCCTTATTCTCTTCCCCTTACCCTCCCACCTTTGGGGTGTCTCTACCTGAAGCCGGAGGGATGA
- the topA gene encoding DNA topoisomerase I, with amino-acid sequence MEKIFILCEKPDAAAKIASALGKARREERRGVPYYELELDGKKAVVVPSLGHLFTLKNTKPLKDYPVFEVEWVPSYQVDRKASRTKVFLETIRELAQGSSEYVVATDFDVEGSVIGWTVLKFLCGEEAVRKAKRMKFSTLTAQELREAYRNLLPRLDFEQVNAGIARHVLDWYWGMNVSRALSSSVERVMGSFAKLSAGRVQTPTLKILAEREEEIRKFVPRPFWTLKLVVEVDGKELVAEHEVERFWEENEAKKAVGKCGGEAVVKRVEIRLYHRHPPTPFDLGTLQMEAYRCFGYTPLRTQQLAQDLYLAGAISYPRTSSQKLPPAIGYRRILEGLGEMEEYRKSVEILLSKEKLKPREGEKTDPAHPSIYPTGEKAGELTGGHRNLFDLIVRRFLAVFGDPAVVEGKRIELVCGDQIFHLSGRRVVEKGWLELYGKYAEVEEVYLPLLEEGQKLKVKEVRMEKGETQPPPRYNPASILKEMAERGLGTKATRGPILQNLYDRGYIHGERITVTELGMGVVSALKEWCPEIVSEELTASFEREMEAIQEGKIKKEEVVEKARIKLEEILRKFRERELEIGKKLAEMYRRTRLAQRTLGRCKCGGELRIIPTKNGKRFVGCSNFEKGCRITYPLPSSGTIVTLGKNCPCCGTPLILVGRTGRRPYKMCLEPSCPSKKRWEKNRMGKS; translated from the coding sequence ATGGAGAAAATCTTCATCCTCTGCGAAAAACCCGATGCCGCCGCCAAGATCGCCTCCGCCTTGGGAAAAGCCAGGAGGGAGGAAAGGAGGGGGGTGCCTTATTACGAGTTGGAGCTCGATGGTAAGAAGGCGGTGGTGGTTCCGTCGCTGGGACACCTCTTCACCCTCAAAAATACCAAACCCTTGAAGGACTATCCTGTCTTCGAGGTGGAATGGGTTCCCTCTTATCAAGTGGATCGAAAGGCTTCGAGAACAAAAGTCTTCTTGGAAACCATCAGGGAACTGGCGCAGGGCAGCTCGGAATACGTGGTTGCCACCGACTTCGACGTGGAGGGGAGTGTGATAGGCTGGACGGTTCTGAAATTTCTCTGTGGGGAAGAAGCGGTGAGAAAAGCTAAGCGCATGAAGTTTTCTACCCTCACCGCCCAGGAACTCAGGGAGGCCTACAGGAACCTTTTACCAAGGCTAGATTTTGAGCAGGTAAACGCCGGAATCGCCAGACATGTGCTGGACTGGTATTGGGGAATGAACGTGAGCAGAGCACTGAGCTCTTCCGTGGAGAGGGTGATGGGTTCCTTCGCAAAGCTCTCGGCTGGTAGGGTACAAACGCCCACCCTGAAAATCCTCGCGGAAAGGGAGGAGGAGATCAGGAAGTTCGTGCCCAGACCCTTCTGGACTCTGAAGCTGGTGGTAGAAGTGGATGGAAAGGAGCTGGTGGCCGAACATGAAGTGGAGCGCTTCTGGGAGGAAAACGAAGCCAAGAAAGCGGTGGGAAAGTGTGGGGGGGAAGCCGTGGTCAAAAGGGTGGAGATAAGATTATACCACCGCCATCCTCCCACCCCTTTCGATCTCGGAACCCTGCAGATGGAAGCCTACCGGTGTTTCGGCTATACCCCTCTGCGCACCCAACAACTCGCCCAAGACCTTTACTTGGCGGGGGCGATCAGCTATCCACGTACCAGCTCCCAGAAACTCCCACCCGCCATCGGATACAGGAGAATCCTAGAAGGACTAGGGGAAATGGAAGAGTATAGGAAATCCGTAGAAATTTTGCTTTCGAAAGAGAAACTGAAGCCAAGGGAGGGTGAAAAAACCGATCCTGCCCATCCCAGCATTTATCCCACGGGGGAAAAAGCAGGAGAACTCACGGGGGGCCACCGCAACCTCTTCGATCTGATCGTGCGCAGGTTCCTAGCCGTCTTCGGCGATCCGGCAGTAGTGGAGGGGAAGAGGATAGAATTGGTTTGTGGAGATCAAATCTTCCACCTTTCGGGAAGAAGGGTAGTAGAAAAGGGATGGCTGGAACTGTATGGGAAATATGCGGAAGTGGAGGAGGTTTACCTCCCCCTACTGGAGGAAGGACAAAAGTTGAAAGTTAAGGAAGTGAGGATGGAGAAGGGTGAAACCCAACCTCCTCCCAGATACAATCCTGCCTCCATCCTCAAGGAAATGGCGGAACGTGGGTTGGGCACCAAGGCCACCAGAGGTCCCATCCTCCAAAACCTCTACGACAGGGGATACATCCATGGAGAGCGGATTACCGTGACGGAGCTTGGAATGGGGGTGGTGAGCGCCCTGAAGGAATGGTGTCCGGAAATCGTGAGCGAGGAGCTTACTGCTTCCTTCGAAAGGGAAATGGAAGCCATCCAAGAGGGCAAGATCAAAAAGGAGGAAGTGGTGGAAAAAGCCAGGATCAAGTTGGAAGAAATCCTGAGAAAATTCAGGGAAAGGGAGTTAGAAATAGGAAAAAAATTGGCCGAAATGTATAGGAGAACCAGACTTGCACAAAGGACCTTAGGGAGATGTAAATGTGGGGGGGAGCTGAGAATAATTCCAACCAAGAATGGGAAGCGCTTTGTGGGGTGCTCCAACTTCGAAAAGGGATGCAGGATAACCTATCCTCTTCCCTCCTCAGGTACTATCGTGACCCTTGGAAAGAACTGTCCATGCTGTGGCACTCCACTCATCCTCGTGGGAAGAACGGGAAGAAGGCCCTATAAGATGTGCCTAGAACCTAGCTGTCCCAGTAAGAAGAGATGGGAAAAGAATAGAATGGGAAAATCTTAA
- a CDS encoding heterodisulfide reductase-related iron-sulfur binding cluster, which produces MDGEDPRLPNYLSCMQCGSCVSSCPATYAYHQGFLAEEFNPMKLVGLMRLHSSLGDFPLDKCFHCYTCKWACRVGNSVSDLIKVLRERKNGVYQGPLYRSLYEKGLCLTPESFRSGTWEDWKGFDRILKEMPNVRRELGLEDLYRKIPEEALQQIQRLLEMSSSLKLIGGGHGEGCKRPNPLGGIYLFKSCVMDTHYPGVTLSLKYLLEKLDLKYLDDERQSSCGGFGYYADEVSLPALLALNARNFALAEEGGFETVATVCVTSYGILTECWKLLGGKLGEEVNGLLKGIGMRYRGRVGVYHLSEILYAFRGKLRSLVSHDLSGLRVAVHQGCHYTKMFREYATPNLLEELVAVTGARVVDYEEKNLCCGMGFRHTLDNRELVRSVALRKLRALKSSRARIVVHACPGCQVTLDRNQKYLEEKTGEKFGMVHMNYGQLLALSLGADPWRVVGIQTHSISPQPLLEELSLV; this is translated from the coding sequence ATGGATGGAGAGGACCCCAGATTGCCGAATTATCTCTCCTGTATGCAGTGCGGTTCGTGTGTTTCTTCTTGTCCGGCCACTTATGCTTATCATCAGGGCTTCCTAGCTGAAGAGTTCAATCCCATGAAGCTAGTGGGCCTCATGAGGCTCCATTCCTCCCTTGGAGACTTTCCCCTAGACAAGTGCTTCCACTGCTACACCTGTAAGTGGGCCTGTAGGGTGGGCAATAGCGTTTCGGATCTCATCAAGGTCCTTAGGGAAAGAAAGAATGGGGTATATCAGGGCCCCCTTTACCGCTCCCTCTACGAGAAAGGCTTGTGCCTGACGCCGGAGAGCTTTAGATCCGGGACGTGGGAGGACTGGAAGGGTTTCGACAGAATACTGAAGGAAATGCCAAACGTCCGCAGGGAGCTCGGCTTAGAGGACCTGTATAGAAAAATACCAGAAGAAGCCCTTCAACAGATTCAGAGGCTCTTGGAGATGAGTTCCTCTTTGAAGTTAATCGGAGGAGGACATGGAGAAGGGTGTAAAAGACCCAATCCTCTTGGAGGAATCTACCTCTTCAAAAGCTGTGTGATGGACACCCACTATCCAGGTGTTACCCTTTCCTTGAAATACTTACTAGAGAAGCTTGACCTGAAGTACCTTGACGACGAGAGGCAGTCCAGTTGTGGTGGTTTCGGCTATTATGCTGACGAGGTTTCCCTTCCAGCTCTCTTGGCTCTGAACGCTAGGAACTTTGCCCTAGCGGAAGAAGGGGGTTTCGAGACGGTGGCCACGGTGTGCGTGACCTCCTACGGTATTCTCACCGAGTGCTGGAAGCTCTTGGGCGGGAAACTGGGGGAAGAAGTGAATGGGCTGCTCAAAGGGATAGGGATGAGATATAGGGGGAGAGTGGGGGTTTATCACCTCTCGGAGATCCTGTATGCGTTCAGGGGAAAGCTCAGGTCCCTAGTTAGTCACGACCTCTCCGGTCTCAGAGTGGCTGTTCATCAAGGTTGTCATTACACCAAGATGTTCAGGGAGTATGCGACGCCTAACTTGCTGGAAGAACTGGTGGCAGTGACGGGTGCAAGGGTGGTTGACTACGAGGAGAAGAACCTCTGCTGTGGTATGGGGTTCAGGCATACGTTGGATAATAGGGAGCTGGTGAGATCCGTAGCTCTGAGGAAGTTGAGGGCCTTGAAAAGCTCAAGGGCGAGGATAGTGGTGCACGCCTGCCCGGGTTGTCAGGTAACGCTGGACAGAAACCAGAAATACCTAGAAGAGAAAACGGGAGAAAAGTTCGGGATGGTTCATATGAATTACGGGCAACTTCTAGCCCTTTCCTTAGGTGCGGATCCTTGGAGGGTGGTGGGCATCCAAACCCATTCCATTTCTCCTCAGCCCTTGCTGGAAGAGCTTTCCCTGGTCTGA
- a CDS encoding radical SAM protein: MYDPLQLAQEVEKMVVEGEKRRYYRIPRPGDWYGGIATADCCGCCLKCVFCWSGAPRDNPSMGKFYSPEEVFRELQACAKRFQYNKLRVSGNEPTIGKKHLLRLLELVEKSPYTFILETNGMLIDERYAKDLSEFKNLHVRVSLKGTNPQEFSRLTGAKPEAFELALKALKNLLDHGVACHPAVMLSFSPRENLVGLKRRLEEIDPLLSRNLEEEYVFLYPHVEERLKRAGIKPFLSYHPGHIPKKFR, encoded by the coding sequence GTGTACGATCCCCTTCAGCTAGCCCAAGAAGTAGAAAAAATGGTGGTGGAAGGGGAGAAGAGAAGGTACTACAGGATTCCTAGGCCGGGGGACTGGTATGGTGGAATCGCCACGGCGGATTGTTGTGGATGCTGTCTGAAGTGTGTGTTCTGTTGGAGCGGAGCCCCTAGGGACAATCCCTCCATGGGAAAGTTTTACTCACCGGAGGAGGTCTTCAGAGAACTCCAAGCCTGCGCTAAGAGGTTCCAGTACAACAAGCTTAGGGTGAGTGGAAATGAACCTACCATAGGCAAAAAGCACCTCCTTCGCTTGTTGGAGCTGGTGGAAAAGAGTCCCTATACCTTCATCCTAGAAACCAACGGCATGCTCATCGACGAGAGGTATGCCAAAGACCTTTCCGAGTTCAAGAACCTCCACGTCAGGGTCTCCCTGAAAGGGACCAACCCCCAAGAGTTCTCACGCCTCACGGGTGCTAAACCTGAAGCCTTCGAGCTGGCCCTGAAGGCCCTGAAGAACCTGCTGGACCATGGAGTGGCCTGTCATCCGGCCGTGATGCTTTCTTTTAGCCCCAGGGAAAACTTGGTGGGTCTTAAGCGCAGACTGGAGGAGATAGATCCCCTCCTTTCCAGGAACCTAGAAGAGGAATACGTCTTCCTCTACCCACACGTGGAGGAAAGACTAAAGAGGGCCGGGATCAAGCCCTTCCTCTCCTACCATCCTGGCCATATCCCCAAGAAGTTCAGGTAA